A window of the Synchiropus splendidus isolate RoL2022-P1 chromosome 6, RoL_Sspl_1.0, whole genome shotgun sequence genome harbors these coding sequences:
- the prdm2b gene encoding PR domain zinc finger protein 2, producing MWDGEEGLTEKDEKPSTEGPSAELQGTHPMPVNDPGEMDLVAVADKDKEEEDEQGGANEAEHETPDQPGLDDASTPPTQPAPVLNCSQKTTDSLPAQLGSSSPVEQEPDGDPDFDIDPDPDGELEEDAQSESHPCLHCERRFSTRQGLERHVHIHAVTNQQTQVFKCRYCSKPFGSQVGRRRHERRHESGSKKKPGSLAGTANLISHMGQTDVSSPDSTGQTNHFIAIGSQFARAPLHNSDVQRAEASPQFDRPYVLDENGESKELHPCKYCNKAFGTHTNMRRHQRRIHERHLLPKGVRRKGMLLQETTQQQQPDESPSASPPPVYVPSADTEDEADRDDYVVDISKNISENLSFYIDGKIVSTSTVSTCEVIEVDSRSAALFGLDTVIINPSQFSQAVKMEGRTSAAKSISGLQQSSSKRRTSTPPLVPNLKVETDTQSFTATSSSTSSSTNLLVGGLFQQETDPSHLQREKNVYLSPKLKQLLQTKDSQKTTITLLPESNSMASPASVASLPGSSGRFKRRTSSPPSSPQHSPASKTESFQADARGLYTLKVPKLETNFSGSFQDQEESIALIPPGESHQLCPNSGGKACNQQPLDLSNTVSRWNDAQINFIQGDSALDLSFHRKNILDSEAKAPQPLAKKKKPITSMLEKVLMNEYAGLSMAGDEGVAAMVNTSSNNSCSSNVTLDSAHPSPPSLTPVTLNPSSPANSIVTSPTPPPPVLPTIPSPLPNPDSPSSQPSESSGLRPFPILSPEMSPRKEPEEDISAEENRDKEDGNISEPRDSNPNTPVEELDDFATSGSPEHKPVDVPATEDVSLTTSHSLQNGDTHLEAPDAAVSAQTESPPASISPAPSPALDNPSPPPSPPRIKVKEEQIVDEVSVTSHEPLDVNSSPQSPVPTKLPNKACDGGEIDFPYCKNFVCNVCEAPFHSMKELGVHIAEHAAEWPFKCEFCVQLFGDAPALLSHRTTLHGVGKIFVCSVCCKEFAFLSNLQQHQKDLHPNETCLHTTVESGKLRPQNYTDPSKAKEESSPSTPAPEAAEEASPQQDLETLEDEPDVNGNHAEEEQQQEQEEEEADDPTEELYTTIKIMASEGGKPKGPDVRLGINQHYPSYKPPPFPYHSRSHTGSVASATNFTTHNIPQTFTTAIRCTKCGNSFDNMPELHKHILACANASDKKRYTPKKNPIPLKQIVKSPNGVVSPSAAAGQNAFRRMGQPKRLNFGQDAGKTKLSALSKKKNQLVQKAISQKNKAANTAKKAVKVEEPKNVCPHCNREFTYTASLTKHISISCPMKPVVKKDKKVSAEVKKEPVADKSMTLRKKATDPEQMEPDSKPLGKTRARSSGAVEPDPSQTTKGKNARAAAPQKRPASSPQPDPTSKKQKKVQAQSLPPTPSVPDTPDDAAPRPASRMQRMGKVAAPKKVAEVKPPSQQPKKEERFSLRTRERARGPVTRSLQTTGASEDGGEESAIPEPKATQEVK from the exons ATGTGGGATGGGGAAGAAG gTCTAACGGAGAAAGATGAGAAGCCTTCTACTGAAGGGCCCTCAGCAGAACTCCAAGGAACCCATCCCATGCCAGTCAATGACCCTGGAGAAATGGACCTGGTTGCAGTGGCAGACAAGGataaagaggaggaagatgaacaaGGTGGTGCAAATGAGGCTGAGCACGAAACTCCTGACCAGCCTGGCTTAGATGATGCTTCCACACCACCCACGCAACCTGCTCCGGTTTTGAACTGCAGCCAAAAGACGACAGACAGTTTGCCAGCACAATTAGGGTCTTCCTCTCCTGTTGAACAGGAACCAGACGGTGACCCCGATTTTGACATCGATCCCGACCCGGATGGTGAGCTTGAAGAGGACGCTCAGTCAGAGTCTCACCCCTGTCTGCACTGTGAACGCCGCTTTTCCACCAGGCAGGGTCTGGAGCGCCACGTACACATTCACGCCGTCACAAACCAGCAGACACAAGTTTTTAAGTGCCGCTACTGCAGCAAACCGTTCGGCTCACAGGTTGGGCGACGGCGACACGAGAGAAGACATGAGAGTGGCTCCAAGAAAAAGCCTGGCTCACTGGCTGGAACCGCAAACCTGATCAGTCACATGGGGCAAACAGATGTCTCAAGTCCTGACAGCACTGGCCAAACAAATCACTTTATAGCCATTGGGTCGCAGTTTGCAAGAGCCCCTCTGCACAATTCTGACGTACAGAGAGCAGAAGCTAGCCCACAGTTTGACCGGCCCTACGTGTTGGACGAGAATGGGGAGTCTAAAGAACTTCATCCTTGCAAATACTGCAATAAAGCATTtgggacacacacaaacatgcgcaGACACCAGCGCAGAATCCACGAACGGCATTTGTTACCAAAGGGAGTTCGCAGGAAAGGCATGCTGCTACAAGAGacgacacagcagcagcagccagatgaATCACCCAGCGCCAGCCCTCCTCCCGTATATGTCCCCAGTGCAGACACTGAAGATGAGGCGGACAGGGATGACTACGTTGTAGACATATCCAAAAACATATCTGAGAATTTGAGCTTTTACATCGACGGCAAGATTGTGTCCACCAGCACGGTGAGCACCTGTGAGGTGATCGAGGTCGATTCCAGGTCTGCAGCATTGTTCGGCCTTGACACAGTCATTATCAACCCCAGTCAGTTCAGCCAGGCTGTCAAGATGGAGGGCAGAACCAGTGCAGCCAAGTCCATCTCCGGCCTTCAGCAATCATCGTCCAAAAGAAGGACCTCGACGCCGCCCCTTGTTCCAAACCTGAAGGTAGAGACAGACACTCAGTCATTTACAGCCACCTCGTCGTCCACGTCTTCCTCGACTAACCTGCTCGTCGGAGGCCTTTTCCAACAGGAAACGGATCCATCTCACttgcaaagagaaaaaaacgtGTATCTCTCACCAAAGCTGAAACAACTCCTTCAGACTAAAGATAGCCAGAAGACAACTATTACACTGTTACCTGAAAGCAACAGCATGGCCTCCCCTGCATCTGTCGCATCCCTGCCAGGTTCCTCAGGCAGGTTtaagagaagaacatcttctcctCCATCGTCTCCACAGCACAGCCCTGCAAGTAAAACGGAGAGCTTCCAGGCTGACGCCAGAGGCTTGTACACACTGAAGGTGCCAAAGCTCGAAACAAATTTTTCAGGAAGTTTTCAGGACCAAGAGGAGAGCATTGCCCTGATCCCCCCTGGAGAAAGCCATCAACTCTGTCCAAATAGTGGGGGCAAGGCGTGCAACCAACAGCCCTTAGACCTGTCGAACACTGTCAGTCGGTGGAATGACGCTCAGATCAATTTTATTCAAGGCGATTCTGCTCTTGATTTAAGCTTTCATCGGAAGAACATTCTTGACTCTGAGGCTAAAGCTCCTCAACCTCTGGCCAAAAAGAAAAAGCCCATCACGAGCATGTTAGAGAAGGTGCTGATGAATGAGTATGCGGGTTTGTCCATGGCCGGAGATGAAGGCGTAGCTGCCATGGTGAATACCAGCTCCAATAATTCCTGCTCTTCAAATGTAACTTTGGATTCTGCCCACCCTTCTCCGCCCTCTTTGACCCCCGTCACCTTGAACCCATCGTCACCTGCTAACTCAATTGTAACTTCGCCAACGCCTCCTCCACCGGTCCTCCCCACCATTCCCTCTCCCCTGCCAAATCCTGACTCCCCCTCATCCCAGCCATCCGAGTCATCTGGCCTGAGACCGTTTCCCATCCTGTCACCAGAAATGTCTCCAAGAAAAGAGCCCGAGGAGGATATATCAGCTGAGGAAAATAGAGACAAGGAAGACGGCAACATCTCAGAACCCAGAGACTCGAATCCAAACACTCCAGTAGAAGAGTTGGACGATTTCGCAACATCAGGCTCTCCAGAGCACAAACCGGTCGATGTTCCTGCTACTGAAGATGTGTCTTTGACAACATCTCACAGCCTACAGAATGGAGACACACACTTGGAAGCACCTGATGCTGCTGTCTCTGCCCAGACAGAGTCACCCCCTGCCTCAATCTCTCCAGCGCCATCTCCTGCATTGGATAATCCCTCACCGCCTCCCTCCCCTCCGCGTATAAAAGTTAAAGAAGAACAGatagtagatgaggtttcgGTCACAAGTCACGAACCCCTAGATGTTAATTCTTCACCTCAGTCTCCTGTTCCCACAAAATTGCCAAATAAAGCATGTGACGGAGGTGAAATAGACTTTCCATACTGCAAGAATTTTGTGTGCAACGTCTGCGAAGCCCCATTTCACTCCATGAAAGAGCTCGGCGTGCACATAGCAGAGCATGCTGCCGAATGGCCCTTTAAGTGTGAGTTCTGTGTACAGCTTTTTGGCGACGCCCCAGCTTTGCTTTCTCACAGGACGACACTACACGGAGTGGGCAAGATCTTCGTATGCTCCGTCTGCTGCAAGGAATTTGCTTTCCTCTCTAACCTCCAGCAGCACCAGAAGGATCTGCATCCGAACGAAACGTGCTTACATACCACTGTTGAAAGTGGAAAACTCAGGCCACAAAACTACACGGATCCTTCTAAAGCCAAAGAGGAAAGCAGTCCGTCAACACCAGCACCAGAGGCAGCAGAGGAAGCCTCTCCTCAGCAGGACCTGGAGACATTAGAAGATGAGCCTGATGTTAATGGTAATCAtgcggaggaggagcagcagcaggagcaggaggaggaggaagcagacgACCCCACGGAGGAGCTCTACACTACAATCAAGATCATGGCATCAGAGGGAGGCAAGCCCAAGGGCCCGGATGTGCGGCTGGGCATAAACCAACACTACCCCAGCTACAAACCCCCTCCCTTCCCCTATCACAGCCGCTCTCACACCGGCTCCGTGGCCTCAGCCACCAACTTCACTACCCACAATATACCACAAACCTTCACCACTGCCATTCGCTGCACCAAGTGTGGGAACAGCTTCGACAACATGCCCGAACTGCACAAACACATCTTGGCCTGTGCAAATGCCAGCGATAAGAAACGCTACACTCCCAAGAAAAACCCCATCCCCctgaagcaaatagtgaagagtcCGAATGGAGTGGTGTcaccctcagctgctgctggccaAAATGCTTTCCGGAGAATGGGACAGCCAAAGAGGCTTAATTTTGGTCAAGATGCTGGGAAGACTAAGTTGAGTGCCCTCAGTAAGAAGAAAAACCAGCTGGTGCAGAAGGCCATTTcccagaaaaacaaagctgccAACACAGCGAAAAAGGCCGTTAAAGTCGAAGAACCAAAAAACGTTTGTCCACACTGCAACAGGGAATTTACCTACACTGCGAGCCTTACAAAACACATATCCATCAGCTGCCCCATGAAGCCCGTGGTGAAAAAGGACAAGAAGGTATCAGcagaggtgaagaaagagcctGTGGCAGATAAAAGCATGACACTAAGGAAGAAAGCTACTGACCCTGAGCAGATGGAGCCAGATTCCAAGCCCCTAGGAAAGACAAGGGCCCGCAGCTCTGGTGCGGTCGAGCCCGACCCGTCCCAAACCACCAAAGGAAAAAACGCTCGTGCAGCGGCTCCCCAGAAGAGACCCGCCTCGTCCCCTCAGCCAGATCCCACAAGTAAAAAGCAGAAGAAGGTTCAAGCTCAATCTCTACCTCCGACTCCGTCTGTCCCAGACACTCCTGATGACGCGGCGCCTCGGCCGGCGAGTAGAATGCAGCGCATGGGGAAAGTGGCTGCGCCCAAGAAAGTGGCAGAGGTCAAACCGCCATCGCAGCAGCCCAAGAAAGAGGAGCGCTTCTCCCTCCGGACGAGGGAGAGAGCGCGCGGGCCCGTCACGAGAAGCCTGCAAACAACAGGTGCATCTGAGGACGGAGGTGAGGAGTCAGCGATTCCAGAGCCTAAAGCCACTCAG GAGGTGAAATGA